The Thermoproteales archaeon DNA segment AAATGGTGGATTGGAAATATCTACAAGCTATAAAATTATAAAGTGAGAATATGAACGAACTTGGAGTATATCGCGAATTTATGACAGTAAACGTGTGTTCAAAGTATATCAAAAAATTTAACAAGTTACTGATTTATGGGACATGTGTCCGTGACGAATATCCACGCATTTTCCAAGATTTTTCTAAAGGGAGAGCGCCATTGGCTGTTTGCCTGGAGAAAGAACATATAAACATGGTTGGTTTTAAACTTGCTGGATTACTTGCTAGACTTGACGTAGAGGAAGTAGTTATATTGACAGTTGACGGTTCGCCTCATTGCGTTCAGCTTCATTTCGCAATCGAAGAAGTAGAGAAAATACTTGGTAGGCATATAAACAGAAAACATTACGTCATCGAAGACGGTAAACCAATAGAGATTTCTAAAACTTCGGTTAAAAAAGCGAGATATTTATCGTTTGTAGAAAAATGTATAAAACGCTAAACGTCAGTAATAATCTACGCTAGTACGGGAGGTAAAAATCTTGGAGTTAAATCTCCCAAGAACAATAGAGTGGGATGATGGAAAAGTTAGATTGATAAATCAGCTAAAATTGCCTCATAGGCTAGAATATATCGAAACTAGAAATTGGCGCAGAGTAGCCGAAGCAATTAAAGTCATGGAAATCAGGGGGGCGCCAGCTATAGGAGTGGCTGCTGCTTTTTCGCTCGCATTATTCGTTCAGGAGCTTTCCACTAGCGATGTTAGAGATGCCTTGAATAAGTTTGAAAAAGCCGCGGAATACGTCGAGAAGACCCGCCCAACAGCCGTTAACTTATTCTGGGCTGTTAAAAGGATTAAGAAAGTAGCCTACGGTGCTGAAACTATCGACGATTTAAAGCGGTTAGTCGTTGACGAAGCTTTAAGAATATGGAGGGAAGACGAGGAAACTAATAGGAAAATCGGCGAAGTTGGAGAAAAGCTGATACCAGATGGCGGAACGGTTATTACCGTTTGCAACGCTGGCTCTTTAGCAACAAGTTATTATGGAACCGTTACCGCGCCAATATATACCTCGTATTTGAGAGGTAAAGAGGTAAGCGTTATAGCTATGGAAACTCGCCCATACTTACAAGGGGCTAGATTAACAGCTTGGGAACTTAATAAAGTGGGTATACCTGTTAAAATAATAACGGACAATTCGATAGGAATTGTAGTTATGAAAGAAAGGGTCGACGTAGCGCTTGTAGGTGCCGACAGGATAACGAGAAAAGGCTACGTAGCGAATAAAATAGGCACCTATCCATTAGCCTTGGTTTGCCGCGAGCAGAAAGTGCCATTCTATACAGTAGCCCCTACTAGCACGATCGACTTATCTTTAGAGGATGGTAGTCAAATAGTCATAGAGAAAAGAGATCCTGAAGAAGTTTTGAGCATATTCGGGCGGAGAATAGCGCCTGAGGGTGTGAGCGCAATATACTATGCCTTCGACATAACCCCACCCACCTTGGTAAACGGTATTGTTACAGAGCTAGGTATAATTGGAAAGCCGTTTGAATATAACATAACCAAACTTTTGTCTTGACGTGGTTTTGGTAATTTATGTTTAATTCTAATCTTATAAAATCTTCATTATTTACGGCGGCTGTAGTAGGATTGGCCTTACGGCATTCCAAGCGCTTGCTTAGTATGAAAAATATTGAAAAATACTCTGAGATTACTTACTGAAAAATTTTGAAAATAAAAGCGCGCCAGCTACGTTTGCGCCTCCAGTAACTATAAACATAGTCTTCAAAAGCTCTCCGACAATATTCCTATATTTGGAAAATGAGCCCGGTAAGAAAAATCCCATAACTTCAGGGCTTATGAAAATAAGTACACCCATTATTAGCATTAAAACACCTGGTATAGCGAGAGAAGCCACAAATTCTTTACTGGGAAGCTCCCTTTTCAAGCTTGAACTTTTTACTTCATCGGGAACTAACGTGGGGAAAGCAGCTGATATAGCCCTTATAATCAAAGGAACAAACAATACGACGAAAGGTAGCATAGTGATATACCACCAAATTAGTAGTCCTAGAATAAGCCCTGGCAAGAATTTTCCGAACACGAACACGACGTAAAGCAGTGCAGTAGTGAAGTTGCCCGCTAGTAAGCTTAAATGAGTAGCTGCTATAAACCTACGCCAGCTAAACTTCTTAATAATTAAACCGTAAACGTATAAAGCTACAATATGACCGGGAACCGCGGCTATGAGGCTGGGCAGATATATTTCAAAATGCTTTAGTGAGTCAGCGACAAAAGTGCCTATTGCTCCTCCAACTGCACCCACGAAAGGCCCGAAAATAGTCGCGAAAACTACTGGTATTATGATAGCAGGTCTGAACTGCCCCCTCCCCCACGGGCTCGGTATGTAAGCTGTTGCGTAAGCTCCAATAGCGTATAGTGCTGCACATATAGCTATCGCGGATACTAAAACCGATTTTTTCAACATTGTACTATGCATACAACAATATTTTGAATATGCGTTATTAAACATAGCTTTAAAAGAATTAATTATATTAAACAAAGCTAAATTGTTAAACTTATGGAGCATAGAAAAATCGTAAAGATAGGTGGTTCCTACTACGTTAGCCTACCAAAAGAGTGGGTAGAGGCCCATAATCTTAGCGAATCTGCTATTGTATCGTTAAATGCTAAAAGAGGAATGCTAGAAATAGTACCTCTAAGAGGAGGAAAGGAATCCGAAATTACTACTATATTTTTAGATAATTTTGTTGTTCAAAGGCTCGTTACCGCTTATTTAGATGGCTTCGAAGTTATAGAGATTATATCAAATAAAAGCATTAATCCTAGTATAGTAGAAGAGATAGAATCGACGTTAAAATTGCTGGTTGGAGCTGAAATAGTAGAAGAATCTCGCAATAAAATAGTGGTGCAGTGCTTTTTAAGAGAAGAATACGATATCTCGTCTCTAGTATATAGAATAGATAGAATAACGAAAACGATGTATGTTGAAGCTGTTAAAGCAGTCTCTCAAAACGACAGAGAACTCGCAGAATCAGTAGTGTCGAGAGACGATAAGGTAGATAAGCTATTCTTTCTCATAGTCAGGCTAATTAGAAGCAAGCTAAAGAAAGCATGCTCTCCTGCAAAAGACGTGCTAAAACTACTAGACTGTAGACTAGTAATAAGAAATTTGGAAAGAATAGGCGACTATAGCGAAGAAATAGCAAAATTAGCATTCAAGCTAGAGGATAATTATAATCCAGAATTAATCGACTTCTTCGATAAGCTTAATCAGCATGTAAATAAGATGTCGACAATACAGCATACAATAGTAAAGAGCTTCTTAGAGGAAGATATGGCGAAAGCTATCAGAGGAGAAAGACAAATAAGCAAGATATACTCCGGCTTGATCAATCTAAGAAATACTGCATTAGATAAAAGGCTTCCACAAGTAATTCATTTAACCGTGGATAGGGTTATGAGAATTGCAGAGGAGCTTGCAGATATTGCTGGTTTAACAGCAGGTTAACCATACAAGCTTTTTAATATGGCTCTAGCTATGTTATTTGCTAACTTTAAAGGTTCTGGTTGTTTTCCAGAAAAAGTAAAGTTGTTTAATATAGCTCTCGCCTCTTCTTTATTTAATCCTAAAAACCTAATATAAACAGGATATTGACCTTTGATATAAACGAGCTCTCTTTCTCCAAGGCGTCTATAGATCTGAATCCTTCTTTTATAATCGTTCGGAAAATACTTAACTATGAATTTTTCAATGCCCTTCGATTCTTCGTAAGTGACGCAGATAAGGGGTATATTCGTCCTGTTATAAATTTCATTTAAGTCTATAATATTAAACCAAGAAATTATACAACCGTTCAACATTATAACGCTAATATCTTTGCGATTTAACATTTCTAAAATTCTAAAAACTCCATTTGTAGCATCTAAACCTCCAACAGTTATTGTGGTTACGGCGATGCCGTCAACCAGCTTATCCCTACGCATCACGACTCCAACGAGAATCGATTTCTCTTTATTTTTTCGAAAGCTTTCGGCAATACCAAGACATCTAATTCCCTTTTTATGGGGAGAAACCATTAAAGCACCTAAAGCTAAAGATTCTTTTCGAATTTTGTTAAAACCTCACTTCCATCTTTCGTGACTAAAATCATATCTTCTATTCTAACTCCTCCAAATCCATCAATATAAACTCCAGGTTCTATTGTCACAATCATACCCTCAAGTAGGATGTCTTTGCTCGTTGGGTTCAAGTAAGGAATCTCGTGCACTTCAAGTCCAACGCCATGTCCAAGTCCATGATTAAAGTACTGAGACAGCCCTGCATTTTTCAAGATTTCTCTAGCCTTTTTATCCACCTCCTTAGCTTCGATTCCGGCTTTTACGTACTCAATAGCTTCTGCTTGAGCTTTCAAGACGATGTTGAAGATTTTCTTTTGCTTCTCCGATGGTTTGCCATAGATAAAGGTTCTCGTTATGTCACTACAGTAGCCAGCGAGCCTTGCTCCCAAATCAATTATTACAAAATCTCCATTTTTTAATTCTCTGTGTCCAGGCTTTGCGTGAGGATAGGCTGCATTAGCCCCGAATGCTACAATAGGGTCAAACGAGCGGTCTGAAAAATTATGTCTTAAAACTTTATCAATTTCAGCAGCGACCTCGCTTTCCGTAATACCCTTATCCAAGCTTTCAATAGCTTTTTTCATGGCTTTTTCTGCCACATTTATAGATTCTCTAATAATCTTCACTTCCTCTTCTGATTTTATAGATCTTAGCTTTGCTACGGTTTTTGTAATGTCAACAAATTCAGAATCCAAAATTTTTAATGATTCATTATAGCTATCTACCTTAAACTCAGCCTTATCTATACCGATTTTTCCATCGACACCTTTTTCTTTTAATATTTTTTTAGCTAGCTCCCATGTTTTACCAGTATAAATTTTCTCGTAAGAACTTAAATCCGCCTCGTAAGGGCTTATGCCTATAACATCTCCATACGCTATGGTATCTCTAGCTCTCAAATATTCTAATCTTGGCACAATCACGATAGGCTTTTCTTCCTTCAATAATACCGTGACAATAGCTCCATCAAAACCAGTGAAATATAAAATGTTATAAGTTCCCGATAATATTAAAGCATCTATATCTTCTTCGACTTGTGAAAATAACGTGTTTACGCGTTTTTCGTAAATTTTCTTCGTGAACATGTGTATCATTAACCAATTCTAAAGCAAAAATATATTTTTTGGTAATGAATCTTAAGATTACGCTTCTTGAACATTAAATCTAGTCGGTTGAGGTTTATTATTAAGATATTTTAAAATGAGAACAGCCCTGAGTAAAGCATAGATTTTTGCGGACGAGAATTTACCATAAAATAAAAAGAAAAAGATTTTATTCGTGTATTTCAACGTCTTTGATTTCTGCCTTAGTCTCCTCTGCAGGCACGAATCTATCTTTAAGTTTTTGTAAAACACCTGGCAGAGTAGTGTATTCCATTTCAGCGCTTGGTAATCTATGAGGCTCGAATGGACCGTGGCGTCGAATATAATCCGCGATTTCCTGAGCAACCCTTCTTGTGTAGTCGTAGGCTGGATCGTCAAACATATCTCTAGGACCTTCTAGAATACCGTTGTGCAGCTGGAAGCCAAGACCGACAACTCTTGGAGGCCCATCAAATCTTGTACAATTAGCATCTTTTAGACTAACCGGCATTAATGGACCCACGTGAGAACCGCGCATCCATCCCTCTACCAAATGTGGGAACGCGAAAGCTTCTAACACTTCCCCAACTGCTGGTAATCCATGCTGAGCTCTCACAATTAATACAGGATCGTCCTTTCCAACGTATTTTCCTGCTATTAAGCTTAGCCTAGTCACACTTGCAGTAGCAGCTATGAGACCATCTTTTCGCCATACTCTCCTTATTACATACCTTTCGTATGAGCCTATTAACGCGAGCAAGTCATATAATTCTTCGGGAGTATTCAGGATTACAACTTTGTTTTCCAGTGTATCCATGACCTCAAATTTGAAGCCTTCATGCATGCTCGGATCGATTACCAATCCAGCCGTGTTGAATGGATCTGCAAACATTTTATAAAGTGGTAAATTCCATGCCGATGGTGCTGTTTTGTCGGCTGCAAATACCAATACCGGCTCGCTTTTTCTTTCCTCTATTTCCATTTCGGCAACTCCAGGACCCATCCCTCTCACGTTACCACTAAACGCCTCTGCTAGCAAATCCTGGCCAGCACCGTATAGCTTTAAAGGCTTGCTTACTTTCTCGGTTACTTCTACAAAAGTATCCCATGCTAGTTTATGAATTTCTGGGTTCGATTCTCCCTTAGTATGAGTCATAAGCAGTTGCAGGTCGTCACCAACGTTAAATACGTAGAAATCGATTATCAATCCCGATTCTTTTGCTTCTTGTAATTTTTGCTTGGCAAATTCTATCTGTTTAGGATGGACAGTGCTATGTCCGACCCATCCTCCAATGTCTGCTTTTATCAAGCTTACCGTAACTTTCATATTTTACACCTTGTGAGGCGATGTTCTCGTAGTATATATTCTTATCTAAAGATTATGCTACCTAAAGGTAGTACTAATGGTTCGTTTAAAGAAAACGCTACGCGCGCACATATTTCTATGTTATAAAATAACTAGCAAACCGTATAGGAATCAAGATGCATTATTTTAAATTAGCCCGTTTACCTACAGATAAACTTACAGGTAGAGACTATACTCTCAAAAATTTTATGATATTCCTATCTTCAATCTCTGCGAAATTTCATTTTTTACTACTATTCAGTAGTAAAATTTAATTAGAAACGCAAAGTTTTTTCTTTTATGGAAGAAAGTTTATCCAAACTTGGCTTCTCTCCGAGAAAAGCCAAGATATTGTCGATATTACTTAAACATCCTCCTCTAACGGTACATCAACTAGTGGATCTCTCGGGGATTCAGAGACCTCACGTGTATACTGTGTTAAAAGAGTTAAGCAATCAAGGATTTGTAGTAAAGATTAAAAGCAAACCACATCGTTATACAATTACTTCAGATAAAAAAATCTTTGAAGAGTTAGTAGAGCGTAAAATGGAAGAATTTAATAGTATACTACACAATATAATTAGCCTCATTAATTCAAAAAGTCTTAGAGGGACGGTGTATTTTTCTGAGGGGGCGTCTTTAAAAAGAGAATTTGAAAACGGCATTAAATTATGCGAGGCAAGATTATGGTTTTATATACCCTTTCTTGACCTACTAGGTAGGACGGAAAAGGATATCATAAAAATTGCTAGGAGAGGCGTAGATGTTAGAATTGCGGTTAGCGACGATTATTATATCAGAACATACGTAGAATCACCGAGCTATATCAGATACATCGAGCCGGCTAGACCCTTTTTCATTGGCATTATTGACTCGAACCTTTATTTTGGATTCATTGTTAAATCGAAGATAGAGGGGGGTTTTATGTCTAATGAAGAAGACGTGCTGAAACAGTATTCTACGATGTTTGAGCATATATGGATTGACGACTACGCTGGAACTTTATACAGAGTTAAGAGCAGGGTAATAGAACCCTACTAATTTTATTATATTATCTAATTTAATGCGCAATCTTGGTTTCAATTGCTTAAATTTATATCCATCATAGTTAGATGACGTTTCCCTAATTTTATTTCACATTCTCTTTTCTATTAAAGAGAAGAATATAGTTGGATATTATAGCCTTGTAATACTCTTACGAAATAGTTCAAAACTTGATTAACTTTATTATTGTTCCAGGTATTAAGTTATCAGGTGTTCGAATGGTATACTTAGAGTTTATTGATAAAAGTTACATACCTTCCGAGGATGAGCTTATAGCGCTTTATAGAATAGAACCCGCTAAAGGGTTTAGCATTGAAGAGGCTGCAGGTAGGGTAGCCAGTGAAAGTAGTGTCGGCACATGGACTGAAGTTACTACAATGAAAGACCATGTTATGGCGATACGCGCGCTTGCATACGATTTTAATGGTTACTATGTTAAGATAGCTTATAAATTAGATCTCTTCGAACCTGGGAATATATGTCAGATAATAAGTGCTATCGCCGGTA contains these protein-coding regions:
- a CDS encoding ECF transporter S component produces the protein MHSTMLKKSVLVSAIAICAALYAIGAYATAYIPSPWGRGQFRPAIIIPVVFATIFGPFVGAVGGAIGTFVADSLKHFEIYLPSLIAAVPGHIVALYVYGLIIKKFSWRRFIAATHLSLLAGNFTTALLYVVFVFGKFLPGLILGLLIWWYITMLPFVVLFVPLIIRAISAAFPTLVPDEVKSSSLKRELPSKEFVASLAIPGVLMLIMGVLIFISPEVMGFFLPGSFSKYRNIVGELLKTMFIVTGGANVAGALLFSKFFSK
- a CDS encoding fructose 1,6-bisphosphatase yields the protein MKVTVSLIKADIGGWVGHSTVHPKQIEFAKQKLQEAKESGLIIDFYVFNVGDDLQLLMTHTKGESNPEIHKLAWDTFVEVTEKVSKPLKLYGAGQDLLAEAFSGNVRGMGPGVAEMEIEERKSEPVLVFAADKTAPSAWNLPLYKMFADPFNTAGLVIDPSMHEGFKFEVMDTLENKVVILNTPEELYDLLALIGSYERYVIRRVWRKDGLIAATASVTRLSLIAGKYVGKDDPVLIVRAQHGLPAVGEVLEAFAFPHLVEGWMRGSHVGPLMPVSLKDANCTRFDGPPRVVGLGFQLHNGILEGPRDMFDDPAYDYTRRVAQEIADYIRRHGPFEPHRLPSAEMEYTTLPGVLQKLKDRFVPAEETKAEIKDVEIHE
- a CDS encoding phosphate uptake regulator PhoU; this translates as MEHRKIVKIGGSYYVSLPKEWVEAHNLSESAIVSLNAKRGMLEIVPLRGGKESEITTIFLDNFVVQRLVTAYLDGFEVIEIISNKSINPSIVEEIESTLKLLVGAEIVEESRNKIVVQCFLREEYDISSLVYRIDRITKTMYVEAVKAVSQNDRELAESVVSRDDKVDKLFFLIVRLIRSKLKKACSPAKDVLKLLDCRLVIRNLERIGDYSEEIAKLAFKLEDNYNPELIDFFDKLNQHVNKMSTIQHTIVKSFLEEDMAKAIRGERQISKIYSGLINLRNTALDKRLPQVIHLTVDRVMRIAEELADIAGLTAG
- a CDS encoding 4Fe-4S ferredoxin; the protein is MNELGVYREFMTVNVCSKYIKKFNKLLIYGTCVRDEYPRIFQDFSKGRAPLAVCLEKEHINMVGFKLAGLLARLDVEEVVILTVDGSPHCVQLHFAIEEVEKILGRHINRKHYVIEDGKPIEISKTSVKKARYLSFVEKCIKR
- a CDS encoding aminopeptidase P family protein; this translates as MFTKKIYEKRVNTLFSQVEEDIDALILSGTYNILYFTGFDGAIVTVLLKEEKPIVIVPRLEYLRARDTIAYGDVIGISPYEADLSSYEKIYTGKTWELAKKILKEKGVDGKIGIDKAEFKVDSYNESLKILDSEFVDITKTVAKLRSIKSEEEVKIIRESINVAEKAMKKAIESLDKGITESEVAAEIDKVLRHNFSDRSFDPIVAFGANAAYPHAKPGHRELKNGDFVIIDLGARLAGYCSDITRTFIYGKPSEKQKKIFNIVLKAQAEAIEYVKAGIEAKEVDKKAREILKNAGLSQYFNHGLGHGVGLEVHEIPYLNPTSKDILLEGMIVTIEPGVYIDGFGGVRIEDMILVTKDGSEVLTKFEKNL
- the mtnA gene encoding S-methyl-5-thioribose-1-phosphate isomerase, which codes for MELNLPRTIEWDDGKVRLINQLKLPHRLEYIETRNWRRVAEAIKVMEIRGAPAIGVAAAFSLALFVQELSTSDVRDALNKFEKAAEYVEKTRPTAVNLFWAVKRIKKVAYGAETIDDLKRLVVDEALRIWREDEETNRKIGEVGEKLIPDGGTVITVCNAGSLATSYYGTVTAPIYTSYLRGKEVSVIAMETRPYLQGARLTAWELNKVGIPVKIITDNSIGIVVMKERVDVALVGADRITRKGYVANKIGTYPLALVCREQKVPFYTVAPTSTIDLSLEDGSQIVIEKRDPEEVLSIFGRRIAPEGVSAIYYAFDITPPTLVNGIVTELGIIGKPFEYNITKLLS
- a CDS encoding MarR family transcriptional regulator — its product is MEESLSKLGFSPRKAKILSILLKHPPLTVHQLVDLSGIQRPHVYTVLKELSNQGFVVKIKSKPHRYTITSDKKIFEELVERKMEEFNSILHNIISLINSKSLRGTVYFSEGASLKREFENGIKLCEARLWFYIPFLDLLGRTEKDIIKIARRGVDVRIAVSDDYYIRTYVESPSYIRYIEPARPFFIGIIDSNLYFGFIVKSKIEGGFMSNEEDVLKQYSTMFEHIWIDDYAGTLYRVKSRVIEPY
- a CDS encoding DUF99 family protein, with amino-acid sequence MVSPHKKGIRCLGIAESFRKNKEKSILVGVVMRRDKLVDGIAVTTITVGGLDATNGVFRILEMLNRKDISVIMLNGCIISWFNIIDLNEIYNRTNIPLICVTYEESKGIEKFIVKYFPNDYKRRIQIYRRLGERELVYIKGQYPVYIRFLGLNKEEARAILNNFTFSGKQPEPLKLANNIARAILKSLYG